Proteins encoded in a region of the Vicia villosa cultivar HV-30 ecotype Madison, WI linkage group LG5, Vvil1.0, whole genome shotgun sequence genome:
- the LOC131604657 gene encoding uncharacterized protein LOC131604657, which yields MSQSSPSKKSSPTSETASGSRAPNVVSDQDVVLDVVPLNSVPATDTVRNPPRKMHARKSTGGSVPETFSVQGREGSAYVHNAIAGIVTRILNEGHKVDGISVPLAQMSASDNSKDDQDGQDDASKDQGDVETSVHNTDEKNPGAKEVETSEAINVETSGTKDAEVLEPEKAEEVPVAASKETPNEGPTVHDVVNLDDLDDSIDIADDELISSISHRVKTRKGKQACDQDFSKPQVTPQKKVTIKKVKKVLVEPSTTGSKAIVKKRKEISVSVPEDDVLSDVPDIPSKKKIAVTKSSTKEFIVNLSQDCGDGTTDDFHKVYVRRKCIDFSPAVINLYLGRDAEAQPELEVTDNEVCKVITGGKVKKWPIKSKLSASSLNVRYALLHKIGAANWVPTNHTSTIAVGLGRFIYAVGTKTKFDYGTYIFDQTMRHVGTSATKLPIAFPSLICGIILKQHPGILKSKDSVCKRESALSFHYKLLQRSDDKTSAGTSQPSKYVNKALLIAELKETCQELDNRKLKLENLIHSLEQSTDDDLAGEKGGDNMDEDKEAEEEAEEEAEGAESGSSDAAEWTSSSSDDNPGGSSDEDSDGSDD from the exons ATGTCTCAGAGTTCTCCCTCAAAGAAATCTTCTCCTAcctctgaaacagcatcaggttCTAGGGCACCAAATGTTGTGAGTGATCAAGATGTTGTGCTGGATGTTGTGCCGTTGAACTCTGTTCCTGCTACCGATACTGTTCGTAATccaccaagaaagatgcatgcaagaaaatcaactgggGGATCTGTTCCTGAAACCTTTTCTGTTCAAGGTAGAGAGGGTTCTGCTTATGTTCACAATGCGATCGCAGGTATTGTcacaagaatcttgaatgaagggcacaaGGTTGATGGGATATCTGTTCCTCTAGCCCAGATGTCTGCCTCTGATAACAGCAAAGATGATCAAGATGGTCAAGATGATGCTAGCAAAGATCAGGGTGATGTTGAGACATCGGTTCATAACACTGATGAGAAGAACCCAGGTGCCAAAGAAGTTGAGACATCTGAAGCTATTAATGTTGAAACATCTGGTACTAAAGATGCTGAAGTTCTTGAGCCTGAGAAAGCTGAAGAGGTTCCTGTTGCTGCTTCTAAAGAAACCCCTAATGAAGGTCCTACTGTGCATGATGTTGTGAATCTGGATGATCTGGATGATTCTATTGACATTGCTGATGATGAACTCATCTCTAGCATCTCTCATAGAGTCAAGACTCGTAAGGGCAAACAGGCTTGTGATCAAGATTTCTCCAAACCTCAGGTTACTCCTCAAAAGAAGGTCACTATAAAGAAGGTCAAGAAGGTCCTTGTTGAACCTTCAACCACAGGGAGCAAGGCTattgtgaagaagaggaaggaaataAGTGTTTCTGTCCCAGAAGATGATGTcttaagtgatgtccctgacatcccatctaagaagaagattgctgtcaCAAAGTCCTCCACAAAG GAATTTATTGTGAATTTGTCTCAAGATTGTGGTGATGGAACAACTGATGATTTTCATAAGGTGTATGTTAGAAGAAAGTGTATAGATTTTTCCCCTGCTGTTATCAACCTATATCTAGGTAGAGATGCtgaggctcaacctgagcttgaagtgactGATAATGAGGTTTGCAAGGTAATCACTGGTGGTAAGGTTAAGAAGTGGCCCATAAAGAGCAAACTGTCTGCTAGTTCTCTTAATGTCAGGTATGCATTGCTGCACAAAATTGGTGCTGCTAACTGGGTGCCTACCAATCACACTTCCACCATTGCTGTTGGCCTAGGAAGATTCATATATGCTGTGGGAACCAAGACAAAATTTGACTATGGGACCTACATATTTGATCAAACTATGAGGCATGTTGGTACCTCTGCTACCAAGCTTCCCATTGCTTTCCCATCTCTGATATGTGGAATAATCCTCAAGCAACACCCTGGAATTCTGAAAAGTAAAGATTCTGTATGTAAGAGGGAGAGTGCTTTGtcttttcactacaagctgctgCAGAGGTCTGATGACAagacatctgctgggacatcacaACCCAGCAAATATGTGAACAAAGCTCTTCTTATTGCTGAGCTAAAAGAGACTTGTCAAGAGTTGGACAACAGGAAGCTGAAACTTGAAAATCTCATCCACAGTCTTGAGCAGTCTACAGATGATGATCTTGCTGGTGAAAAGGGTGGTGACAATATGGATGAAGACAAAGAGGCTGAGGAAGAAGCTGAGGAAGAGGCTGAGGGTGCTGAGAGTGGGAGTAGTGATGCTGCTGAATGGACTAGTAGCTCAAGTGATGACAATCCTGGTGGCTCTAGTGATGAAGACAGTGATGGGTCTGATGATTAG